In Cloacibacillus sp., a genomic segment contains:
- a CDS encoding MG2 domain-containing protein: MDYKKYLKFRSVCIAAACAAAVTLAVFVAPVLGSRERDFLVRSFSPQGVVTGAAEIKVLFNHAAVSDDAVGAALAPSAFPFVFSPAVSGSGRWEDASTFVFTPSGGRLSPATRYTASARAELRDREGEALFGTQIFTFSTPALAFRGAKQTDFDPQSGRTVFELEFSLPVSPARLRGYAEVRDGGGQPLNFSINQGPASKKISLTLEALANKQTELRIAAGLPSEAGPLGLEKEARVKLARSLVMELRDSSAESGMDGGRIIIDTTAPVELSKAASFIEISPASAFTVEPVDGGFAIAGAFKPQDRVKVTIKKGLPSAAGKTLAKEWSRAFIFPDIAPSVRFARPGRVISPADSLRVALEAVNYDKLNIIIWQLYDNNIAYAMRNEWGGYPTDLSRLIANKDYIVRAAPNETARRALDLKPLLGGKKGVFLIVAQGRGNEWSEARQTVNITDLGLTVKAGADSALARVLSVSSAKAVPGTKVTLWSWSNQIVGEGRTDKNGMANITLKDAAEKGAPVIALAEKDKDVSYVRLENGLYNGNDDFDTSGMPWLRGYSAFCYAPRDIFRPGESVPLFAVVRGKDGKAPAPFPLTMKVYSPSGKLWKSHSAKLSQEGSFAASVNIPADAPTGPWHVALCVPGDDSPIGYKDIYIEEFAAPRLFVETAAKPAALTGNGRAQISVSARYTFGNPAAGMRWETELRTIDRTFAHKNWKSFSFRDEEKKFVPENSFLASGTLNGAGAAKTALSGVSWSAPSMLDLSVRAGVMDDGGRWTYKTLTIPWYPSAVM, translated from the coding sequence ATGGACTATAAAAAGTATCTCAAATTTCGTTCGGTCTGTATCGCGGCGGCCTGTGCCGCGGCGGTGACGCTTGCTGTTTTTGTAGCGCCTGTGCTTGGAAGCAGGGAGCGGGATTTTCTTGTGCGTTCGTTTTCACCGCAGGGCGTGGTGACGGGGGCGGCTGAGATAAAGGTACTTTTTAACCACGCCGCCGTCTCGGACGACGCAGTGGGCGCGGCGCTTGCGCCGTCCGCTTTTCCTTTTGTATTCAGCCCTGCGGTCTCCGGCTCCGGCAGATGGGAGGACGCTTCGACCTTCGTCTTTACGCCAAGCGGCGGCCGGCTGTCGCCCGCTACGAGATACACCGCCTCTGCGCGCGCGGAGCTGCGCGATAGGGAGGGCGAGGCTCTCTTTGGCACGCAAATATTCACCTTCAGCACTCCAGCGCTTGCCTTTCGCGGTGCGAAGCAGACGGATTTCGACCCGCAGAGCGGCAGGACCGTCTTTGAGCTTGAATTTTCTCTTCCAGTTTCGCCGGCGCGTCTGCGCGGGTACGCAGAGGTGCGCGACGGAGGCGGCCAGCCGCTCAATTTCTCAATAAATCAAGGCCCTGCGTCGAAAAAAATCAGCCTGACGCTTGAAGCGCTTGCCAATAAGCAGACGGAGCTGCGCATAGCGGCGGGGCTTCCCTCGGAGGCTGGGCCGCTCGGCCTCGAAAAGGAGGCGCGCGTGAAGCTGGCCCGTTCTCTTGTTATGGAACTGCGCGACAGCTCCGCCGAATCTGGAATGGACGGCGGCCGCATTATTATTGATACGACCGCGCCCGTTGAGCTTTCAAAGGCCGCCTCGTTCATCGAGATATCGCCCGCTTCGGCCTTCACGGTGGAGCCGGTCGACGGCGGATTTGCAATAGCCGGCGCTTTTAAGCCTCAGGACAGGGTGAAGGTGACTATAAAAAAAGGGCTGCCGTCAGCCGCTGGAAAAACCCTCGCAAAGGAATGGAGCCGCGCCTTTATCTTCCCCGACATCGCTCCGTCGGTGCGATTCGCGCGTCCCGGCCGCGTCATTTCTCCAGCGGATTCTCTGCGAGTGGCGCTTGAAGCCGTAAATTACGACAAGCTGAATATAATAATCTGGCAGCTCTACGACAATAACATCGCGTATGCGATGCGCAATGAATGGGGCGGCTATCCCACCGATCTTTCGCGCCTTATCGCAAACAAGGACTACATCGTCCGCGCCGCTCCCAATGAAACGGCGCGCCGCGCGCTCGACCTTAAACCGCTGCTTGGCGGCAAAAAGGGCGTATTTCTCATTGTCGCTCAGGGACGCGGAAATGAATGGAGCGAGGCGCGCCAGACGGTGAACATCACTGACCTCGGCCTCACGGTAAAGGCCGGCGCGGACAGTGCGCTTGCGCGGGTGCTTTCTGTCTCCTCCGCAAAGGCCGTCCCGGGAACGAAGGTGACGCTGTGGTCATGGTCTAATCAGATAGTGGGCGAGGGGCGAACGGATAAAAACGGCATGGCGAACATCACGCTAAAAGATGCCGCGGAGAAGGGCGCGCCCGTCATAGCGCTTGCCGAAAAGGACAAAGACGTCTCCTACGTGCGGTTGGAAAACGGGCTTTACAACGGCAATGACGACTTCGACACCTCCGGCATGCCTTGGCTGCGCGGCTATTCCGCCTTCTGCTACGCGCCGCGCGACATCTTCCGGCCCGGTGAGAGCGTTCCTCTCTTCGCCGTCGTGCGCGGCAAAGACGGCAAAGCTCCGGCCCCCTTCCCGCTCACGATGAAGGTCTATTCTCCAAGCGGCAAACTGTGGAAAAGCCACAGCGCGAAGCTCTCGCAGGAGGGAAGCTTCGCCGCCTCGGTGAATATCCCAGCAGACGCCCCCACCGGCCCGTGGCACGTCGCGCTCTGCGTGCCGGGCGACGATTCGCCGATAGGATACAAAGACATTTACATTGAAGAATTCGCCGCGCCCAGGCTTTTTGTTGAGACGGCGGCCAAACCCGCGGCGCTCACGGGCAACGGCAGGGCGCAGATATCCGTATCCGCGCGCTACACCTTTGGCAACCCCGCAGCCGGTATGCGCTGGGAGACGGAGCTGCGCACGATAGACCGCACCTTTGCTCATAAAAATTGGAAAAGTTTCTCGTTCCGTGACGAAGAAAAGAAGTTCGTCCCAGAGAACTCTTTTCTCGCCTCTGGCACGCTAAACGGTGCGGGCGCAGCAAAAACTGCGCTTTCCGGCGTAAGCTGGAGCGCGCCATCGATGCTCGACCTTTCGGTGCGCGCCGGCGTCATGGACGACGGAGGCCGCTGGACCTACAAGACGCTTACGATACCGTGGTATCCTTCGGCGGTGATG